One Glycine max cultivar Williams 82 chromosome 8, Glycine_max_v4.0, whole genome shotgun sequence genomic window, TTCTTCTTTAAAACATTAATCATATTCAAATTCATCCAAAAATTTCATGTGTcctaaactaattttataatttatgctatttttattaaaagtatgtgaaaaataagatttttaaatataaaaaagaaaaataagtaccaagaattaaataatgaaataaagaaaaaattaaaaatagagaaacaatttttgaaaagtGATATGAGATATTTATGATAACATTTTAGTTAGAAAAATATGTAcatacaattatattatttatttacaattttattataaatgattataaataatagaaGCATAAAAATATATGCTTTTGTTCCTATTTAAAACATTCAAGTTCACATtgcaatttaataattattttttaataatttttttattaagtagttctattattattatgcagttacaatgtataataaaaaaatcattataatatattaaatttaatacaacaaaaatataataacatactaaaaatgtattaaattaaaaaatataatttacctcAAATTAATATTCACATCGATTAATATAtaagatatattaattttaacatgataaaaattatacaaaatattaaatttaacgtaataaaaatataaacacatCAACATGTTTCCGCTAGCTATTTTAGAAAGCGAATATTAATAGTAATTTAATAATTTCCTTGAGGAGAGTGATGAATCATGTGTCCCTCGCTGGCTCGCTCTATTTATAAGTACCTGTGGCACCAGCACTTCCCCTCATCACCACTTGGACGCAAAAATGGCACCTGCAACACTGTCTCTGTCTCTCCTCCTCCTGTTCTCACTCAGCATCGCCGTAACCGTTAGATCGGTAAGAACTCGATCCTCTCCCACTACTAACTCATAACAAAATATCATCATTCCTAATTTTAACGATCTCGTTAATTTGTGTCTCACTACTAAGCTTGAAATCCAATATATATGATGCAGAGCGACTACGACTACGATTGTGTGTACACTGCATACGTTAGAACCGGTTCGGTGTTGAAGGGCGGAACGGACTCTAAGATCGGGCTGAAGCTGTACGACAAGTACGGCTACTACATCTACATTAAAAACCTCGAAGCATGGGGCGGCTTGATGGGCAAGGGCTACGACTACTTCGAGCGCGGCAACCTCGACATCTTCAGCGGAAGGGGACCCTGTCTTGACGGACCCGTCTGTGCCGTTAACGTTACTTCTGACGGATCGGGTTCTCACCACGGCTGGTACCTTAACTACGTCCAGGTCACCTCCACTGGGCCCCACCTTTCCTGCGCTCAGGATCAGTACGAGGTGGAGCAGTGGCTCGCTCTCGACACTTCGCCTTACCAGCTTTGGGCCGTTAGGAACCACTGCCGCTACAGTTTGGACCGGGCCCAGCCCGTTTCGGAGCGCCCCGGATCCGGATCCGGATCTGCGTTCTCTATTTTGAATGCACGAGCCTGAGGAAGGTTTTTGAGTCGCTGGTGTTTTATGTGTGCTTCgtgtatttatatttattaatattgagAAACAGATCGCCATAGTACTTGAATTGGCATCGGGTTTGGGTTAACAACCCGTTTTGTCTATGTAGTCTTCAATAATAATTGGCCCTATCTGTATGGCCTCGATGATCTGGATATGACAGTACTACTATATGCTTAATGCCTCAATGGTAGCCAACTATTTATTACTCAACTTTATCTTTTCCAAATAATATATAGATGGAACGATTGATGGAGTAGTTCTTTTGGTCTTACGTGCCACTATTGCCCTTTTGTTTActaacattatattatattggcTTAGTTGAGGATAAACATTATATTGGTTGTTCAATGATAAACAGTAAATTTTTTCATCCAGATTACATAGGTGCCGTTGGAATTGGCGAGGAAAATTACACATAAATTTCACAAGAGAAACAGTGGATATAACTTCATATGTGtttgctttttttgtttaaattcatAAACTTTAGACATTACTTTTTCTGTTTACGTGTTGGAGATTTCGCCCAGGTGGAAAACTAAACATACTCTAATGAGACCGTGTCACGAGAGTACAAGAAATACAAGAAACTTGTATGTATGAGCAAAAGCTggattattatttaaaagttacaaataaaaatattttctaataatttacATTTGAATTCCGTTAAAAATCTCTATTTCAATGTCATTCCAGCATGTGAATTAACAAACCAACGTAAAAATCGGAATTTTTTTAGAATCATGAGTCCAGAAAGTTTCTTTctaaaagggaaaagagagagGAAGATCAAAACAAATGCGTACAAGctctattctttacttttagagatgaaatatatttattaatatatcttcgcttaaattttattttatttttgcttaaaatcaatttattcatGGTATAACATGAGATGTTATCAAACTATCTCCgaccatttttaatttaaacatcaaTCTCaatataaataagtaatttttttttatcaaataaaattgtaCCTTTCCCTTGGCAACGGGCCCGTAGTGTTCCTCCTCCACAACGTGCTTTATCCTTTTTCTTCAAAGGATTTGAGTATTGATCATTGACAATAAGTGTGCTTGCCTGTCATCCTTGACCATGCAAGCACATTAGGGCCCTTTTTTCCTGTGCTCACCTTAACTATTTCTCTATAACACTTCATGAGCGTTGACCTTCATTCACCTCGCTGTTGTATAAGATGCTCTTTGGCCTCCAACAAAGCCCTTGTTAATTCTTCATCCTCCGGTGTCTCTTTAAGCAATATTTCATAGTCTTGTATTGAAGCTTCCCATCTTTTCAACTACAATTGTATCATAAACATACAC contains:
- the LOC100305905 gene encoding PLAT superfamily protein precursor; the encoded protein is MAPATLSLSLLLLFSLSIAVTVRSSDYDYDCVYTAYVRTGSVLKGGTDSKIGLKLYDKYGYYIYIKNLEAWGGLMGKGYDYFERGNLDIFSGRGPCLDGPVCAVNVTSDGSGSHHGWYLNYVQVTSTGPHLSCAQDQYEVEQWLALDTSPYQLWAVRNHCRYSLDRAQPVSERPGSGSGSAFSILNARA